One Dokdonia sp. Dokd-P16 genomic window carries:
- a CDS encoding type IX secretion system membrane protein PorP/SprF, with the protein MKRTYIAIVALAVVVLGLTTETAVAQQDAQYTQYMYNTLSINPAYAGARGGLSVLGLHRSQWVGLDGAPRTQTVSIHSPVGESKRVGLGLNITNDEIFISNETYIDVDFSYTIPTSDEGKLAFGLKGGVHLLDINYSEANPFQNGDNLATAQNNIDNKFSPQIGLGMFYYTDKYYLGLSAPNLLRTEHFDASDNSNSTNSTFLARERINYYLTTGYVFDITQDFKFKPAGLVKAVQGAPLQVDVTANALLYDKLTLGLAYRWSAALSGLVGFQITDSLMIGFAYDRESTELQQFNNGSYEVFLRFEVFKQPKKLISPRFF; encoded by the coding sequence ATGAAAAGAACATACATCGCCATAGTAGCCCTGGCAGTAGTCGTTTTAGGTCTTACAACTGAAACTGCAGTAGCACAACAAGATGCTCAGTACACGCAGTATATGTATAATACATTAAGCATTAACCCAGCCTATGCCGGCGCAAGGGGAGGTCTAAGTGTATTAGGATTACACCGCAGTCAGTGGGTAGGTCTAGATGGAGCTCCTAGAACGCAAACAGTTTCCATACATTCTCCAGTAGGAGAGTCAAAACGTGTAGGACTAGGTTTAAATATTACTAATGATGAAATATTTATAAGTAACGAGACTTACATAGATGTAGATTTTAGCTATACGATACCTACCAGTGATGAGGGAAAGCTAGCTTTTGGATTAAAAGGTGGTGTGCATTTACTTGATATTAATTACAGCGAGGCAAACCCATTTCAAAATGGGGACAATCTAGCTACGGCTCAAAATAATATTGACAACAAGTTTTCCCCACAAATAGGACTTGGTATGTTTTACTATACTGATAAATATTATTTAGGGTTAAGTGCTCCTAATTTATTGCGCACAGAGCATTTTGATGCTAGTGACAACTCAAATAGTACAAACTCGACGTTTCTAGCTCGCGAGAGAATCAATTACTACTTAACTACTGGATATGTATTTGACATCACTCAAGACTTTAAGTTTAAGCCAGCAGGACTGGTAAAAGCCGTTCAAGGAGCACCACTTCAAGTGGACGTAACTGCAAATGCATTGCTTTATGATAAATTAACCCTTGGACTTGCTTACAGATGGAGTGCTGCATTAAGTGGTCTTGTAGGCTTTCAGATTACAGATAGCTTAATGATTGGTTTTGCTTATGATAGGGAGAGCACAGAGCTACAACAGTTTAATAATGGTAGTTATGAAGTGTTCTTAAGGTTTGAAGTATTTAAGCAGCCTAAAAAATTAATATCTCCACGTTTCTTTTAA
- a CDS encoding OmpA family protein yields MKQVFHYIIILSFIFSGTLGYAQEGKVKVAGEKFEEFAYVNARDLYSRVANRGFTSPEVFSKLGDSYYFTADYADAVQWYEKLVTTGEEVSPEYYFRYAQSLKSIKKYDKADKMMAVFVQMSGTDTRGEMFEKERDYLKEIEAQSGRYAIEQVNFNTELQDFSPSFLGERVVISSNRKSSTGDYIHDWNNQPFLDLYVVDNAKSDNPSIEKFSKNINTPYHESSSVFTESGDEMYFTRNNYSKKTKLKRDEAGTTKLKLYHSYKRGGVWSIPEELPFNSDEYSTAHPALSPDGTILYFASDMPGTKGLSDIWMSTINEDGTYGTPINLGSEINTEGRETFPFVSSDNKLFYATDGHVGLGGLDVFVTQLSDDGKVGASYNVGKPVNSSADDFGLILSESRGTGYFSSNRASGLGNDDIYSFTRDRKILTNCAQNIVGTTRDVKTDEILPQTTVTLRDKVNQVVATVTSDDLGKFTFSDVNCSETYVVRGAKDTYEPHEVILTTSSDVGGIINRDVYLKPGAQLVIGGDLTNILELNPIYFDFDKSNIRPDAALELEKVIAVMQQYPTLKIDVRSHTDSRAPDAYNMKLSQRRNVSTIRYIVQQGGIDASRLTGRGYGETQLTNACANGIECSEEEHQLNRRSEFIIMAK; encoded by the coding sequence ATGAAACAAGTATTCCACTATATAATTATTTTATCCTTCATTTTTAGTGGTACCCTCGGGTATGCTCAAGAAGGTAAGGTTAAAGTTGCAGGAGAAAAATTTGAGGAATTTGCATACGTAAATGCACGTGATTTATACTCAAGAGTTGCAAATAGAGGGTTTACCTCTCCAGAAGTTTTTTCAAAGCTAGGAGACTCTTATTACTTTACAGCAGACTATGCAGATGCAGTGCAATGGTATGAGAAGTTAGTTACTACAGGAGAAGAAGTATCTCCTGAATATTATTTTAGATATGCACAGTCGCTTAAGAGTATTAAGAAATACGATAAAGCAGATAAAATGATGGCTGTATTCGTACAAATGAGCGGGACAGATACTCGAGGGGAAATGTTTGAGAAAGAACGTGATTACCTTAAGGAAATAGAAGCACAGTCTGGACGTTATGCTATAGAGCAAGTTAATTTTAATACAGAGTTACAAGATTTTAGTCCAAGTTTCCTTGGTGAAAGAGTTGTGATTTCTTCAAACAGAAAGAGCAGTACTGGTGACTACATTCATGATTGGAATAATCAGCCTTTCTTAGATCTATATGTAGTAGATAATGCAAAAAGCGATAATCCATCTATTGAAAAATTTTCAAAAAATATAAATACTCCATATCATGAGAGTAGCTCTGTCTTTACAGAAAGTGGAGATGAGATGTATTTTACACGTAACAATTACAGTAAAAAAACAAAGCTCAAAAGAGATGAAGCAGGAACTACGAAATTAAAGTTGTACCATAGCTATAAGCGAGGTGGTGTATGGAGTATTCCAGAAGAGCTTCCTTTTAATAGTGATGAATACTCTACGGCGCATCCTGCATTGAGTCCTGATGGTACGATATTGTACTTTGCATCAGATATGCCAGGTACAAAAGGATTAAGTGATATATGGATGTCTACTATAAACGAAGATGGCACTTATGGAACACCTATAAATCTAGGAAGCGAGATTAACACAGAAGGAAGAGAAACCTTTCCATTTGTGAGTAGCGACAACAAATTGTTTTATGCCACAGATGGCCACGTAGGTCTTGGAGGATTGGATGTGTTTGTTACTCAATTAAGTGATGATGGTAAAGTAGGAGCTTCATATAATGTAGGAAAGCCTGTTAATAGTAGTGCAGACGATTTTGGACTTATTTTAAGCGAGTCTAGAGGAACTGGATATTTTTCTTCTAATCGTGCATCTGGTCTAGGTAACGATGATATTTATAGCTTTACAAGAGATAGAAAGATTTTGACTAATTGCGCTCAAAACATCGTAGGTACTACTAGAGATGTAAAGACAGATGAGATACTTCCGCAAACTACAGTGACATTAAGAGATAAGGTAAACCAAGTTGTAGCAACGGTAACAAGTGATGATCTAGGAAAATTTACTTTTAGTGATGTAAATTGTAGTGAAACTTATGTAGTGCGAGGTGCAAAGGATACTTATGAGCCACACGAAGTTATTTTAACTACAAGTAGTGATGTAGGTGGTATTATAAATCGTGATGTTTATTTGAAGCCTGGAGCTCAACTTGTTATAGGAGGAGATCTTACTAATATACTAGAACTTAATCCAATTTATTTTGACTTTGATAAATCAAACATACGCCCAGATGCTGCTCTTGAACTAGAAAAGGTGATTGCGGTAATGCAACAGTATCCTACGTTAAAAATTGACGTTAGGTCACATACAGATAGTCGTGCCCCAGATGCTTACAACATGAAGCTCTCTCAACGTAGAAATGTATCTACAATACGCTATATTGTGCAGCAAGGCGGTATAGATGCTTCTAGGCTTACAGGTCGTGGCTATGGTGAAACGCAGCTTACAAATGCTTGTGCAAATGGCATAGAATGCTCAGAAGAAGAGCACCAGCTTAATAGAAGGTCAGAATTTATTATAATGGCAAAGTAA
- a CDS encoding metal-dependent hydrolase family protein translates to MKYHLSLLLVVFTSFMLSGQETLLHCGKLIDTNNGKVLTEQTVTILGNSIIKVEKGYASAKSGQTIIDLKSKTVMPGFIDMHVHVESETNPKKYLETFTKNEADVAFTAAEIAERTLMAGFTTVRDLGGSGVNVSLRNAINNGTTRGPRIFTAEKAIGTTGGHADPTNGFKKVNMGDPGPAEGVINSVDDARKAVRQRYKNGADLIKITATGGVLSVSKNGDNPQFRQEEVDEIVRTAKEYGMHVAAHAHGKEGMERAIKAGVQTIEHGSFMDEETVKLMKQHGTYLVPTLSAGKYVAEKAKVKGYYPDIIIPKIEKVDATLKKTFTMVAQSGVNIAFGTDAGVFPHGENAKEFRYMTEYGWSPMFAIQSATITNGKLLDMEGKLGVIAAGYLADIVATDNDPTQDITTTERVSFVMKNGIVYKQ, encoded by the coding sequence ATGAAATACCACCTCTCTCTACTACTTGTCGTATTTACAAGTTTTATGCTATCGGGTCAAGAAACGCTTCTCCATTGCGGGAAACTGATTGATACTAATAATGGAAAAGTTTTAACCGAACAAACGGTAACCATTTTAGGCAATAGCATTATAAAAGTTGAGAAAGGTTACGCTTCCGCGAAAAGTGGCCAGACCATTATTGATCTTAAGTCAAAGACAGTAATGCCTGGCTTTATAGATATGCACGTGCACGTCGAAAGTGAGACCAATCCAAAGAAATATTTGGAAACCTTTACTAAAAATGAGGCAGATGTAGCCTTTACTGCTGCCGAAATTGCAGAGAGAACACTCATGGCAGGATTTACTACTGTACGAGATCTAGGAGGAAGTGGTGTAAATGTATCTCTAAGAAATGCTATAAATAACGGCACCACGAGAGGTCCACGCATCTTTACTGCCGAAAAGGCTATAGGAACCACTGGAGGTCATGCAGATCCTACAAATGGCTTTAAAAAGGTGAATATGGGAGATCCTGGTCCGGCTGAAGGGGTTATTAATAGTGTAGACGATGCTAGAAAAGCAGTAAGACAACGCTATAAAAATGGCGCTGATCTTATAAAGATTACCGCAACTGGCGGCGTACTCAGTGTCAGTAAGAATGGAGACAACCCACAGTTTCGCCAAGAGGAGGTAGATGAGATTGTGCGCACCGCCAAAGAATACGGAATGCACGTCGCTGCGCATGCTCACGGAAAAGAGGGAATGGAACGCGCTATTAAAGCAGGTGTACAGACTATAGAACACGGCTCCTTTATGGATGAAGAAACCGTAAAACTCATGAAACAACATGGCACCTACCTTGTCCCTACGCTATCTGCAGGAAAATATGTTGCAGAGAAAGCAAAAGTAAAAGGCTACTATCCAGACATTATTATTCCTAAGATTGAAAAAGTAGATGCTACACTTAAAAAGACATTTACCATGGTTGCACAATCTGGAGTAAACATCGCTTTTGGAACAGATGCAGGCGTATTTCCTCACGGAGAGAATGCAAAGGAATTTCGCTACATGACTGAATATGGATGGTCACCTATGTTCGCTATCCAATCTGCTACCATCACAAATGGAAAGCTATTAGATATGGAAGGTAAGTTAGGGGTAATTGCTGCTGGATATCTTGCAGACATTGTTGCAACAGATAATGACCCTACGCAAGACATCACAACGACAGAGCGTGTTTCATTTGTCATGAAGAACGGTATTGTATATAAGCAGTAA
- a CDS encoding DegT/DnrJ/EryC1/StrS family aminotransferase, producing the protein MKKIQMVDLKGQYAQIKERVDSSIMEVIENTAFVNGPEVHAFQKELEEYLGVKNVIPCANGTDALQIAMMGLGLEQGDEVITADFTFAATVEVIALLKLTPVLVDVDPVNFNIDIEAIKKAITPKTKAIVPVHLFGMAANMDAIMNLAKEHNLYVIEDNAQGIGSTFTGRDGQKVKTGGIGHVGTTSFFPSKNLGCYGDGGAIFTNDDELAHTIRGIVNHGMYERYHHDVVGVNSRLDSIQAAVLRAKLPHLDSYNKARRDAARKYTAAFTNEPKIITPFICDSCDCHVFHQYTLRVKDTDRDTLVKHLNENGIPCGVYYPIPLHSQKAYKDTRYNEADFPVTNAIVKDCISLPMHTELEDDQIAFITKTIIDFVNK; encoded by the coding sequence ATGAAAAAAATTCAAATGGTCGACCTTAAAGGTCAATATGCACAGATCAAAGAACGAGTTGATAGCTCAATCATGGAGGTGATTGAAAATACCGCTTTTGTAAACGGACCAGAAGTACACGCCTTTCAAAAAGAACTAGAGGAATACCTAGGAGTAAAAAATGTTATTCCTTGTGCAAACGGCACAGACGCTTTACAAATTGCTATGATGGGTCTAGGTCTAGAGCAAGGTGACGAAGTAATCACTGCAGATTTTACATTTGCCGCTACCGTAGAAGTTATTGCGCTTTTAAAGCTTACACCGGTGCTAGTAGATGTTGACCCCGTAAACTTTAACATCGATATTGAAGCCATAAAAAAGGCAATTACTCCAAAAACTAAAGCAATTGTACCTGTGCATCTTTTTGGAATGGCAGCAAATATGGATGCCATTATGAATCTTGCTAAGGAGCACAATCTTTACGTAATAGAAGATAACGCACAAGGAATAGGTTCTACATTTACTGGCCGTGACGGACAGAAAGTCAAAACTGGTGGTATAGGACACGTAGGTACAACGTCTTTCTTTCCATCTAAAAATCTAGGATGCTACGGTGATGGTGGTGCTATTTTTACAAATGATGATGAGCTAGCTCACACCATTAGAGGAATAGTAAACCATGGTATGTATGAACGTTATCACCACGACGTAGTAGGTGTTAATAGTAGGCTAGACTCCATACAAGCTGCGGTACTTAGAGCAAAATTACCTCATTTAGACAGTTACAACAAGGCTAGAAGGGATGCTGCACGTAAGTACACTGCCGCTTTTACAAATGAGCCTAAAATTATAACTCCATTTATATGTGACAGCTGTGATTGCCACGTCTTTCACCAGTACACACTTCGAGTGAAAGATACAGATCGCGATACGCTAGTAAAACATCTTAATGAAAATGGTATTCCTTGTGGAGTGTACTACCCAATACCACTACACAGCCAGAAGGCGTATAAAGATACTCGCTATAATGAGGCAGACTTCCCAGTGACTAATGCTATTGTAAAGGATTGTATCTCTTTACCTATGCACACAGAACTAGAGGATGATCAAATCGCATTTATAACTAAAACTATTATTGATTTTGTAAATAAATAA
- a CDS encoding 3-deoxy-D-manno-octulosonic acid transferase, which produces MHKLYSLLIRLIQALIPVAGFFNAKLKKSIVGRKHTLKILKREIIAGKPTIWMHAASLGEYEQGVPVLEELKKKYPEHQMVISFFSPSGYEIKKNNAFAKATVYLPFDTPKNVSRFLDIVSPEMVFLVKYEFWPNYLSELKRRRIRTFLISGVFRESQPFFKPYGKWMTASLKSFEHFFLQNEDSATVLQKLGFENFSVSGDTRYDRVSHQIEMDNTLDFVHTFKNDKTCVVCGSTWAEDDAVIVNYINRNEGAAKFIIAPHEIKPEKIALLASSIKGRVMLYSQMSAASLASCDVLIIDTIGLLTKIYSYADIAYVGGAMGTTGLHNILEPATFGVPIITGGNFDKFPEAKKLQQLAGLYAVTNQAEFDERLSKLILDEKFRAQTGMIAGHFINSNTGATKAIVDYLSN; this is translated from the coding sequence ATGCATAAATTGTATTCTCTTTTAATCAGGCTTATTCAAGCGCTAATTCCAGTAGCTGGTTTTTTTAATGCAAAGCTTAAGAAGTCGATAGTAGGACGTAAGCACACCTTGAAAATCCTTAAACGAGAAATCATAGCTGGCAAGCCTACTATCTGGATGCATGCAGCCTCTTTAGGAGAATACGAGCAAGGAGTACCTGTTCTTGAGGAGTTAAAAAAGAAGTATCCAGAGCACCAGATGGTAATTAGCTTTTTCTCGCCTTCTGGTTATGAGATCAAAAAGAATAACGCTTTCGCGAAAGCTACCGTTTACCTGCCATTTGACACCCCAAAAAATGTTTCTAGGTTTTTAGATATAGTATCTCCAGAGATGGTGTTTCTTGTGAAATATGAATTCTGGCCGAACTATTTAAGCGAACTCAAACGCCGAAGGATTCGCACTTTTTTAATTTCAGGGGTATTTAGGGAAAGTCAGCCATTTTTTAAACCTTATGGAAAGTGGATGACAGCATCTCTCAAAAGTTTTGAGCACTTTTTTTTGCAAAACGAAGATTCGGCAACTGTATTACAGAAGTTGGGATTTGAAAATTTTAGCGTAAGTGGAGATACCAGATATGATAGAGTGAGTCATCAAATCGAAATGGACAACACCTTAGATTTTGTCCATACTTTTAAGAATGACAAAACATGTGTAGTGTGTGGCAGTACTTGGGCAGAAGATGATGCTGTGATTGTAAATTATATCAATAGGAATGAAGGCGCAGCAAAATTTATCATAGCACCGCATGAAATTAAGCCTGAGAAAATTGCACTGCTAGCCTCAAGTATTAAGGGCAGAGTAATGCTATACTCTCAAATGAGTGCAGCGTCACTGGCGTCTTGCGATGTATTGATTATAGATACTATAGGTCTTCTTACTAAAATATATAGCTATGCAGATATTGCTTACGTGGGTGGAGCGATGGGAACTACAGGACTGCATAATATTCTTGAGCCAGCAACCTTTGGTGTACCCATAATTACTGGAGGGAATTTTGATAAGTTTCCCGAGGCAAAAAAACTACAGCAACTCGCAGGACTTTATGCCGTAACTAATCAGGCCGAATTTGATGAGCGTCTATCCAAATTAATCTTAGATGAAAAATTTAGAGCGCAAACAGGGATGATTGCGGGACACTTTATTAATAGTAATACGGGTGCCACAAAAGCGATTGTTGACTACTTAAGTAATTAG
- a CDS encoding DUF2461 domain-containing protein — MNFRDTYNFLERLQQNNTKEWMDAHRNEYHHVRDNHIKWLNHLNDKLAQFDTEYFDTPGKKAINRINNNLMFHPNKPIYKDHIGAGLDQKTKQGDFYIEIGLSQNLLAGGFWRPKKEILQSIREAIDYNGEELKAIINKPSFVKTFGGLWEDDKLKTAPKGFSKDHPHIDLLRNKTFAVEVTLSQEQVLADDFEKRIITVYKEMLSFRRYLREAVSIVT; from the coding sequence ATGAATTTTAGAGACACTTACAATTTCTTAGAACGACTACAACAGAACAACACAAAAGAGTGGATGGATGCTCATAGAAATGAGTATCATCATGTACGAGATAATCACATCAAATGGCTTAATCACTTAAATGACAAACTCGCCCAATTTGATACTGAGTATTTTGACACCCCAGGCAAAAAAGCAATTAATCGCATCAATAACAATTTGATGTTTCATCCTAACAAACCTATTTACAAAGATCACATAGGTGCAGGACTCGACCAGAAAACAAAACAAGGAGATTTTTATATTGAAATAGGTCTCAGTCAGAATTTACTAGCAGGAGGTTTTTGGAGGCCTAAAAAAGAAATTTTACAAAGTATACGCGAAGCCATAGATTATAATGGTGAGGAGTTAAAAGCTATTATAAACAAACCTAGTTTTGTAAAAACATTTGGCGGTTTGTGGGAAGACGATAAACTTAAAACAGCTCCAAAAGGATTTTCTAAAGATCACCCACACATAGATTTATTAAGAAACAAAACGTTTGCAGTAGAAGTGACACTCTCACAAGAACAAGTACTAGCAGATGATTTTGAAAAAAGAATTATAACAGTCTATAAAGAGATGCTCTCCTTTAGAAGATACTTAAGAGAGGCTGTATCTATAGTAACTTAG
- a CDS encoding helix-turn-helix transcriptional regulator yields the protein MGINDLPSEIRRFKEVREDHDFTQAEFADKLGIKNSTADIERGRTKLSGQVITELLRLFNINPLWIYGYSKQKHLNTDKSDVSPKVVVVDKDDNENMVLVNQKAAAGYPNNIADVEWYQKLPAFDFPIPQYRNATYRGFQIEGDSMMPSFRPEDWVLAKGVESLDYASDNKVYVIVLQDAVVVKKLQKLPDSKKVLLISINEEYVPYEVAISDIQEIWQVNSKLTFNLDEGSSNSLLKELQQSMLDLKAQMTQFKA from the coding sequence ATGGGCATAAACGATTTACCTTCAGAAATACGCAGATTTAAAGAAGTACGAGAAGATCACGACTTCACACAAGCAGAATTTGCAGATAAATTAGGAATAAAAAATAGCACGGCAGATATAGAACGTGGTAGAACAAAACTATCTGGACAAGTTATTACTGAGCTATTGAGACTCTTTAATATCAATCCATTATGGATTTATGGCTATAGCAAGCAAAAACATCTCAATACAGACAAAAGTGATGTAAGTCCTAAGGTTGTTGTAGTCGATAAAGATGATAATGAAAACATGGTGCTGGTAAATCAAAAAGCAGCTGCTGGATATCCTAATAATATTGCAGATGTAGAATGGTATCAAAAACTACCTGCCTTTGATTTTCCTATCCCGCAGTATCGCAATGCTACTTATAGAGGTTTTCAAATAGAAGGCGACAGTATGATGCCTAGTTTTAGACCAGAAGATTGGGTACTTGCTAAAGGAGTGGAGAGCTTAGACTACGCTAGTGACAATAAAGTGTATGTCATTGTCTTACAAGACGCGGTAGTCGTTAAGAAATTGCAGAAATTGCCAGATTCAAAAAAGGTCTTATTAATATCTATAAATGAAGAGTATGTGCCTTACGAAGTAGCGATAAGTGACATTCAAGAAATATGGCAGGTTAATAGTAAGCTCACTTTTAATCTTGACGAAGGAAGTAGCAATAGTTTACTTAAGGAACTCCAGCAATCCATGCTCGATCTCAAAGCACAAATGACACAATTTAAAGCATAA
- the fabD gene encoding ACP S-malonyltransferase — protein sequence MKAYIFPGQGAQFSGMGLDIFEKYPLAQSLFLKANDVLGFNITDVMFEGSAEDLKQTQVTQPAIFIHSIALKTVMTDFEPSMVAGHSLGEFSALVASGALDFEDGLKLVSKRAQAMQKACELQPSTMAAVLGLEDHIVEEVCNEIAGVVVAANYNCPGQLVISGEVEAINKACEAMKEKGARRALVLPVGGAFHSPMMEPAREELAAAIENTVFKNPVCPIYQNVTASAVTSASEIQKNLIAQLTAPVRWTQTIQQMVADGATEFVEVGPGKVLQGLVRKINRDVTASSAALPE from the coding sequence ATGAAAGCATATATATTTCCAGGACAAGGAGCCCAATTCTCAGGAATGGGTCTAGATATTTTTGAAAAGTACCCTCTTGCACAAAGTCTCTTTTTAAAGGCAAATGATGTATTAGGTTTTAATATTACAGACGTAATGTTTGAAGGATCTGCAGAAGATTTGAAGCAAACTCAAGTTACTCAGCCTGCCATATTCATTCATTCTATAGCACTTAAAACAGTGATGACAGATTTTGAACCTTCTATGGTTGCTGGTCACTCTCTTGGAGAATTCTCTGCACTCGTTGCAAGTGGTGCGCTAGATTTTGAAGACGGTCTTAAACTTGTAAGTAAGCGTGCTCAGGCTATGCAAAAGGCATGTGAATTACAACCTTCTACTATGGCGGCCGTTTTAGGTCTTGAAGATCACATTGTAGAAGAAGTTTGTAATGAAATTGCTGGTGTTGTTGTGGCAGCAAACTATAATTGCCCTGGCCAGCTTGTTATTTCTGGTGAGGTAGAGGCGATTAACAAAGCTTGCGAGGCTATGAAGGAAAAAGGTGCACGCCGTGCTCTAGTACTACCTGTAGGTGGTGCTTTTCATTCTCCTATGATGGAGCCAGCTCGTGAAGAACTAGCCGCAGCGATAGAGAATACAGTTTTTAAAAACCCAGTATGCCCTATTTATCAAAATGTAACTGCTAGTGCTGTTACAAGTGCTAGCGAGATTCAAAAAAACCTTATCGCACAGCTTACTGCCCCTGTAAGGTGGACACAAACTATACAACAAATGGTAGCAGATGGTGCTACAGAATTTGTTGAAGTAGGACCAGGTAAAGTATTACAAGGTCTTGTAAGAAAAATAAATAGAGATGTGACGGCAAGCAGCGCAGCGCTTCCAGAATAA
- a CDS encoding cysteine hydrolase family protein, with the protein MKLRDKKTALLLIDLQKGFSEESHWGGNRNNPNAEEKALELLTMWRSLGLPIFHSIHSSRDPLSPLHESQPGFQMLDDLVPQPNEPLIIKHVNSAFIDTDLKAQLDAQHIKQLVIVGLTTNHCISTTTRMAGNYGFETYLVSDATATFDRKGIDGKIYPSELIHQTALASLHKEFTTVIDTASLLEIL; encoded by the coding sequence ATGAAACTTCGAGACAAAAAGACTGCCTTACTATTAATAGATTTACAGAAAGGATTTTCTGAAGAATCCCACTGGGGAGGCAATCGTAACAATCCCAATGCAGAAGAAAAAGCATTAGAATTACTTACAATGTGGCGCTCATTAGGTCTACCTATATTTCATAGCATTCATAGCTCTCGAGATCCACTATCACCACTTCATGAATCACAACCTGGTTTTCAAATGCTAGATGATCTCGTACCTCAACCTAATGAACCTCTCATTATAAAGCACGTAAATAGTGCCTTTATAGATACAGATCTCAAAGCACAACTAGACGCCCAGCACATCAAACAACTAGTAATTGTAGGTCTTACCACAAATCACTGTATCTCTACCACAACACGTATGGCTGGTAATTATGGGTTTGAAACATACCTAGTTTCTGACGCTACAGCAACTTTTGATAGAAAAGGAATAGATGGAAAAATATATCCTTCTGAGCTTATCCACCAGACGGCACTAGCGAGCTTACATAAAGAATTTACTACAGTCATTGACACCGCTAGTCTTTTAGAGATTCTATAA
- a CDS encoding dihydrofolate reductase: MITMIAAAAENNALGKDGNIPWHLPDDFKHFKQLTTGHHIIMGRKTWESFPKPLPNRTHIVITRDVNYKAENAIVVHSLEDALAYSRDEAHTYIIGGGEIYKLGMDYATHIELTRVHNEFEADAFFPEIDTNQWELVSSVFHDVDDRHKNGFTFESWKKL; this comes from the coding sequence ATGATAACAATGATTGCTGCAGCTGCAGAAAATAATGCTTTAGGAAAAGATGGTAACATCCCTTGGCATTTGCCAGACGATTTCAAACATTTTAAGCAATTAACCACTGGTCACCACATTATAATGGGACGTAAAACGTGGGAATCTTTCCCTAAACCGTTACCTAATCGCACACACATAGTGATTACTCGTGACGTAAATTATAAGGCAGAAAATGCTATAGTAGTGCATTCTCTTGAAGATGCACTAGCTTACAGCAGGGACGAAGCTCATACTTATATTATAGGTGGTGGTGAGATTTACAAATTAGGGATGGACTACGCCACACACATAGAACTCACACGCGTTCATAATGAATTTGAAGCAGATGCTTTTTTTCCAGAGATTGACACAAATCAATGGGAGTTAGTAAGTAGTGTTTTTCACGACGTAGATGATAGACATAAAAATGGATTTACTTTTGAAAGCTGGAAAAAGCTGTAA
- a CDS encoding 2TM domain-containing protein, which yields MSLFSKKTTTSIDPVQKELIENAQARVRQKKNLYRHFVTFLAGAILLIVINQVLHVGEEFKPFQRPWFVWAILIWTFFFLIHLINVLLMSKFMNKEWEQKHLDRLVAKQKVRIAELEENVALSHPLPEKKSPVMRNPSLPLDNQNTLL from the coding sequence ATGTCACTATTTTCAAAGAAAACTACTACTTCTATTGACCCTGTTCAAAAAGAACTTATTGAAAACGCGCAAGCACGCGTGCGTCAAAAGAAGAACCTTTATAGACACTTTGTTACTTTTCTTGCTGGCGCAATCTTACTTATTGTTATTAACCAAGTACTTCATGTAGGTGAAGAATTTAAACCATTCCAAAGGCCATGGTTTGTGTGGGCAATACTTATATGGACGTTCTTTTTCCTCATTCACCTTATAAATGTATTGCTCATGAGCAAGTTTATGAATAAAGAGTGGGAGCAAAAGCACCTCGATAGACTTGTTGCCAAACAGAAAGTACGTATAGCAGAGCTGGAAGAAAATGTAGCTTTATCACATCCATTACCAGAAAAAAAAAGTCCAGTAATGAGGAATCCTTCCTTACCACTAGACAACCAGAATACGCTCCTATGA